In one Brassica oleracea var. oleracea cultivar TO1000 chromosome C9, BOL, whole genome shotgun sequence genomic region, the following are encoded:
- the LOC106317493 gene encoding uncharacterized protein LOC106317493: METMEQQRDSLSSLPMLSRLEHLDFVIKNLERQQNLPKWKDESASTTRGLIDRGAAVREAYFKGSLLDRIAALETRLFQICLELESSSASSTSTGGSGETSSQRIKRDLTKTLPIFSSNINPFHIPLQHSLDPRETEEKIEEEEKEEEEEVINIEKPSLEKKDANETCKPNKKKTKSSKKWSWFNLLGC, from the exons ATGGAGACGATGGAGCAACAAAGAGATTCACTCTCTTCATTGCCTATGCTCTCTAGGCTTGAGCATTTGGACTTCGTT ATAAAGAACTTAGAAAGACAACAGAACCTACCGAAATGGAAAGATGAAAGTGCATCTACTACACGCGGATTAATCGATAGAGGCGCGGCTGTCAGAGAAGCTTATTTCAAAGGATCATTACTAGATAGAATTGCAGCATTGGAGACCAGACTTTTTCAG ATATGTTTGGAATTGGAATCGAGCAGTGCATCTTCTACTTCAACTGGAGGGTCCGGTGAAACATCAAGCCAAAGGATTAAGAGAGATTTGACAAAGACATTACCCATTTTCAGTAGCAACATTAATCCTTTTCATATTCCCTTACAGCATTCACTAGACCCTCGG GAAACAGAAGAGAAGATTGAAGAAGAGGAGAAGGAAGAGGAAGAGGAAGTGATAAATATTGAGAAACCATCGCTGGAGAAGAAGGATGCTAATGAAACTTGCAAACCAAACAAGAAGAAGACAAAATCTTCCAAGAAATGGTCCTGGTTTAACTTATTGGGTTGCTAA
- the LOC106313316 gene encoding mitochondrial carnitine/acylcarnitine carrier-like protein, translating to MADAAKDLASGTVGGAAQLIVGHPFDTIKVKLQSQPAPAPGQPPRYTGAIDAVKQTFAAEGPKGLYKGMGAPLATVAAFNAVLFTVRGQMEGMFRSEPGVPLTISQQFLCGAGAGFAVSFLACPTELIKCRLQAQGALAGASTTGSVVAAVKYGGPMDVARHVLRSEGGARGLFKGLFPTFAREVPGNATMFAAYEGFKRFLAGGSDTSSLGQGSLIMAGGVAGASYWGFVYPTDVVKSVLQVDDYRNPKYAGSMDAFRKILKAEGVKGLYKGFGPAMARSVPANAACFLAYEMTRSSLG from the exons ATGGCGGATGCAGCAAAGGATTTAGCTTCAGGGACTGTTGGAGGAGCGGCTCAGCTCATTGTAGGCCACCCTTTCGACACTATCAAGGTCAAACTTCAGAGCCAACCTGCTCCAGCACCTGGACAGCCACCTAGGTACACTGGCGCAATCGATGCGGTTAAACAGACCTTTGCTGCGGAAGGACCTAAAGGTTTGTACAAAGGTATGGGAGCTCCTCTTGCAACCGTCGCTGCCTTCAACGCGGTTTTGTTCACCGTGAGAGGTCAGATGGAAGGGATGTTTAGGTCTGAACCTGGAGTTCCTTTGACTATTAGTCAACAGTTTTTGTGCGGCGCAGGCGCTGGTTTCGCTGTCTCGTTCCTTGCTTGTCCCACCGAGTTGATCAAATGCAG GTTACAAGCACAAGGTGCATTAGCTGGTGCCTCTACCACAGGCTCAGTAGTTGCAGCTGTGAAATACGGTGGACCAATGGACGTAGCACGTCATGTGCTGCGATCAGAAGGTGGAGCACGAGGTCTATTCAAAGGTTTATTCCCTACATTTGCTCGTGAAGTCCCTGGAAACGCAACAATGTTTGCAGCCTACGAAGGTTTCAAGAGGTTTTTAGCTGGTGGTTCAGACACTTCAAGCTTAGGACAAGGATCATTGATCATGGCTGGTGGAGTTGCTGGTGCATCCTATTGGGGGTTTGTGTACCCAACCGATGTGGTGAAGAGTGTTCTTCAAGTTGATGATTATAGAAACCCTAAGTACGCGGGTTCGATGGATGCTTTTAGGAAGATTTTGAAAGCTGAAGGAGTTAAAGGTTTGTATAAAGGGTTTGGTCCAGCAATGGCTAGGAGTGTCCCTGCAAATGCTGCTTGCTTCTTGGCTTATGAGATGACAAGGTCTAGCTTGGGATAA